Below is a window of Mycobacterium dioxanotrophicus DNA.
GGTCGGCGATGTCGGTGAACGCCGACTTCAGCGACGCCGCGGCGAACACCGTGATGGCATCGCCCGATGCGGACGAGCTCGGCGACGAGGCGGAGTTGGACTGGCAGGCGGTGGCCACCGCCAGTGCCAGCACGCCGGCGACGGCCAGGGCACGCACACGGGTCATGAGATTCCTTTCGGGGTTTCCACGATCACGGTGGTGGCCTTGACCACCGCGACTGCCACGCTGCCGGGCTCGAGCCCGAGTTCACGTACCGACTGGCTGCTCATGAGCGACACCACCGTCAGCGGCCCGCACTGGATCTCCACCTGGGCCATCACGCCGTCGACGATGACGTCGGTGACCAGCCCGGCGAATCTGTTACGTGCCGAGCTCCCGATGCCCAACGGATCTTTAGGTGCCGCACTGGCATTGGCGCGCGCGAACGCCGCAAGGGCGGCGCCATCGAGCACCTTGCGGCCAGACGCGTCGAGTTCGGCGGTCAATGCGCCGTCATCGATCCAGCGCCGCACGGTGTCGTCGCTGACCCCGAGCAGCTCGGCTGCTTCACGGATCCGGATGTACGGCACGGCGCCAGCCTAACGAGCCCCGTCAGGCCGAACAACCGTATCTGCGGGTAAAACTCCGGCATTTCTCCGCAGGCACGGCAACGGTGTGTCGCTTGGGATCATCCGAAGGCTCTGCAGCGCCGCCTCGGCGTCGTGGGCGGGCCCGCCGCCGGGCGGGCCCAGCCGGACTCGGTCAGGACCGCGGAGTTCATCCGTAACCCCGTCGGCTGGTTAACCAAGATCGACGGTGGTGACCGGAAAGTCGTGCAGGAAGTACAGTCGCGAGGAGTGTGAACGGCGGCTCCGACCGCGCTGTGCGCCGCAGTCCGGCCGCGTCCCGGCATACCGGGTCCGGTTGAGTCGAGATGCGCTGTGGTGCATGATCAATGAAGCTGTGCGACAGCCCACACTGTGGCGCGGGGCACATCCATGCGCGGCTGTGTCCCAAGGCACACCGCCCGAGGGTGGATCAGTGCCCAGTCGCGGCGCAGCGGGATGCCGTAATCCGCCAATCGCGATCTTGTGATAATCGAATCATGTTGTCCACCAAGCAAATTGGTGACAGTTACGCCGCGTGCCAGCCTGCGTCACCGACGGAAACCGACCCCCGCTGGGCCGTCCTCGACTCGCTTCTGACGCGATAAGCGTTGGTGCACAATATGATCCACTCATATCAGAACTCTCGAGGTGGTCCCAGCCGGCGGCCGTCACGGGCTGCACATTGTTTGCTGGCGACGCTCGATGGGGTCCGTCGGGAGGGGTCTGGCGACGCGATTCGAGCCGGTGGGCGGGCGGCCTCCGGCGGGCCTCGCGGGTCGTTGTGTCACCGGCGACCGGCGGGTCCGGTGATTGTGGCTAAACCCAAGGTCAGGCCCGTCTACGTCGGGCCGGCGGGCGCTGTGCTCCCCGTAGACTGGCAGGCGCCCACGTATATCAAACGGTGGCCGGCCACCCGCCGAATCCCCCGCGCTTGGAGCTCCGGCGGGCGGCGGAGAAATTCCCTTGCCCAACGCTCTTGCTCAAACGTTTCGGCGGGTGTTTACTAGCGGTATACGAAGATTCCTACCACGAGACAAGGTGCATAAATATGTCCCCTGACCTCGAACTTGCTACCCTGGCTGAACAGTCAGGAACGAAGTTCATTCTCGCAATGTTTGTTGACTTGCGAGGGAAGCCCTGTGCCAAGCTGGTACCGGTCGAAGCCATCGACGAACTTACCAAGGAAGGCGTCGGCTTCGCCGGTTACGCCGCCGGGGCCATGGGGCAGGAGCCTAAAGACCCCGATCTGATCGCCGTTCCCGATCCGGTGTCGTTCACCCCGATCCCCTTCGTCAAGGAAGGGCTGGCGCTGGTCCACTGCGACGTTTACGTCGAAGGCAAGCTGTGGCCGTACGCCCCCCGCAACATCCTCAAGGCCATGATCAAGCGCGCCGCCGAAGCCGGCTTCGAGCCGTGGATGGGCGCTGAGGTCGAGTACTACCTGCTCAACCGCGACGCTGATGGCACGCTGCACACCGCGGACAAGAACGACCTGGCCGCGAACCCCTGTTACGACGTGCGTGGCCTGACCCGTATGTACGACCACCTCTCGGGCATCTCCAAGGCGATGAACCAGCTCGGCTGGTCCAACTACGCCAACGACCACGAAGACGGCAACGGGCAGTTCGAACAGAACTTCCAGTACGCCGAAGCTCTCGTCACCGCCGACCGCGTCGTGACGCTGCGCTACCTGCTGGCGATGAGCGCCGAAGAACGCGGCATGATCGCCACCTTCATGCCGAAGCCGTTCTCGGACCGCACCGGCAGCGGTCTGCACTTCCACATCTCGCTGACCAGCGGCGGCACCCCGGTGTTCCCGACCGACGAGGATCCCCGTGGCCTCGGTCTGTCGGAGACCGCCTACCACTTCATCGGCGGCATCCTGGAACACGCGAGTGCCCTGCAGGCTGTTATCGCGCCGACCGTGAACTCTTACAAGCGCACTCGTGCGGTTGCGGTGACATCGGGTTCGTCCTGGGCGCCGAACAGCCCCACCTTCGGTGGCAACGACCGCACCCACTACATCCGCATCCCCGACAACCAGCGCATCGAGCTGCGCGGCGGTTGCGGATCGGCCAACCCGTACCTCGCGGCCGCGGCCGCGATCGGTGCTGGCCTTTACGGTGTCGCCAACAAGGTGGACCCGGGCGAGCTGGGGGCGCAGGCTACCCACCGCCCCGCGCTGCCCGCGACGCTGATTCACGCCGTGGAGACGCTGGAGTCCGACCCGGTGATGATGGAGGTTCTCAACGCAGCCGGTGATGGTGTGGCCGAGTACTTCACGAACCTCAAGCGCGATGAGTTTTTCGCGTACCACAGCCAGGTTAGTTCCTGGGAAATCGATCAGTACCTGACGGCATTTTAAGAAGGGAGACCAACAATGTGCGGAATTGTGGGGCTGCATCTGCGCAACCCCGAACTGTATCCGAGGCTGGGCGAACTGCTCACCGGGATGTTGTGCGAAATGTCCGACCGCGGAATGGATTCAGCGGGTGTGGCCGTCTACGGCGACCCCAACTGGACGCCCGCCGGACAGGGCGCCGTGTCGCTGCTGGAGATTGACGCCCCGGCTGACGAGGTTGCGGCTGCCGTCAGTGAAAAGGCGGGCGTCGCCGTCAACGTGCGCATCCTCGATGCGACCTACCTGTTGACCGCTGCGATCGACTCCGACGCGCTGCTCGCCGCTGCTCGCGAGGCCCTCCCCAACGCGCTGGTCGTCGGCTTCGGCTCCGACCTCGCCGTGCTCAAGGGCGTCGGAGCTCCGCGGACCCTCGCGGAGGCATGGGGCTTGCCGAAGGCTCAGGGTTGGCAGGGTGTGGGGCATACCCGCATGGCCACCGAGTCCGCGGTCACCCCGGCCGGCTGCCACCCCTACGCGGTGGGCACCGGTCAGTGCCTGGTGCACAACGGCTCGTTCTCGAACCACGCCACCGTGCGCCGGGATCTGCGCCGCGAAGGCGTGACCTTCGACAGCGAGAACGACACCGAGGTGGGCGCCCGTTTCGTGGCACACCAGCTCGCCCAGGGTCGTGACGTCGAAACCGCGCTGAAGGAACTGTGCGCAACCTTCGACGGGTTCTACACCCTGCTGGTGTCGAACCATGACTCGTTCGCAGTCGTGCGCGACGCGATCTCGTGCAAGCCTGCCGTGATCGCCGAGACCCCCGACTGGGTCGCGATGGCGAGCGAGTACCGCGCCCTGGCACATCTGCCGGGTGTCGAGAACGCAAAGATCTGGGAACCGGAGCCCGAGGTGGTGTACGCATGGAGCCGTTGACATTCGACCTGGAGAAGACGCCGCTGCGGGAGGTCAACACCGCCCTGCATGCAGCGGATCTGTCCGGCGAGTTCCTCATCAAGAACCCGGCCGGGGCGCACAACGTCGCGGTTGGTGTCAATGCACCGGTGAAGATCACGGTTGACGGACACCTGGGCTACTACGGCGCGGGTATGAACCAGCAGGCCGAGATCACCATCAACGGAAACGCCGGCACCGGTGTCGCCGAGAACATGATGAGCGGCACCGTGTGGGTCAAGGGCAACGCCTCTCAGTCCGCGGGTGCGACCGCGCACGGAGGCCTGCTCGTGATCGAGGGCAACGCCTCGGCACGGTGCGGTATCTCGATGAAGGGCGTCGACATCGTGGTGGGCGGCAGCGTCGGCCACATGAGTGCCTTCATGGCGCAGGCCGGCCGCCTGGTCATCCGCGGCGACGCGGGTGAAGCGCTCGGTGACTCGATCTACGAGACGCGAATCTACCTGCGCGGCAACGCCGCATCACTGGGCGCCGACTGTATCGCCAAGGAGATGCGGGCCGAGCACCACGAGGAGCTCGCCAAGTTGCTCAAGGCGGCAGGGTTCGAGGATGACGACACTGCCTCCTACACGCGGTACGGGTCTGCCCGCAACCTCTACCACTTCAAAGTCGACAACGCCGGAGCATACTGATGAGTCAAACAGACGACGACCGGGCCAGGCTCGGCCTGCGTGAGTCCGCCACCTTTGACCGGACCACCATCGCCGCCATCCAACAGGCCGCCAACACGGGTATCTACGACATCCGTGGCTGGGGCGCCAAGCGCAAGCTGCCGCACTTCGACGACCTGCTGTTCCTTGGCGCGTCGGTTTCGCGTTACCCCCTCGAGGGCTACCGCGAGAAGTGCTCCACCAACATTGTGCTGGGCGACCGGTTCGCGAAATACCCGCTGCAGCTTGACATTCCGATCACCATCGCAGGCATGAGCTTCGGTGCGCTGTCCGGACGTGCCAAGGAGGCCCTGGGCCGTGGCGCCAGCGCGGTGGGCACCTCCACCACGACTGGTGACGGTGGTATGACTCCGGAAGAGCGGGGTCAGTCGAAGCACCTGGTGTACCAGTACCTCCCGTCGCGCTACGGCATGAACCCCGATGATCTGCGTAAAGCGGACGCCATCGAGGTCGTGCTCGGACAGGGCGCCAAGCCGGGTGGCGGCGGCATGCTGCTGGGTCAGAAGATCTCCGAGCGTGTTGCCGGCATGCGTACCCTCCCGCAGGGTATCGACCAGCGTTCGGCGTCGCGGCATCCCGACTGGACCGGCCCGGATGACCTGGCCATCAAGATCGCGGAAATCCGTGAGATCACCGACTGGGAAAAGCCGATCTACGTCAAGGTGGGTGCTACCCGCACGTACTACGACGTGAAGCTGGCCGTCGCTGCCGGTGCCGATGTGGTCGTCGTCGACGGCATGCAGGGCGGTACCGCGGCAACCCAGGAAGTGTTCATCGAGCACATCGGTATTCCTACGCTGGCCGCGATTCCGCTGGCAGTGCGGGCGCTGCAGGAGCTGGGCATGCACCGCAAGGTGCAGCTCATCGTCTCCGGCGGCATCCGCAACGGTGCCGACGTGGCCAAGGCGTTGGCGCTGGGCGCCGACGCGGTGGCGATCGGAACCGCTGCGTTGATCGCCCTCGGCGACAACGATCCTCGGTACGCCGCTGAGTACGAGAAGCTGGGCAGTGCTGCCGGTTTCTACGACGACTTCCAGGACGGGAAGGATCCGACGGGCATCAGCACGCAGGATCCCGAGCTGGCCGCCCGCTTCGACCCCGTCGAGGGTGGGCGCCGGTTGGCGAATTACCTGCGGGTGCTGACCATGGAACTCCAGGTCGTCGCACGCGCTTGCGGTAAGGCTCACGTCAACCACCTGGAGCCCGAGGACATGGTGGCCTTGACGGTCGAGGCTGCGGCGATGTCTCGCATCCCGCTCGCCGGGACCTCGTGGATCCCGGGAACGGCCTACTGAGTCAAGCAAGGTTTGGTGGTTTCACCGTCCGGAATCCCGGACGGTGAAACCACCGCCTTCGGCGCTCGCCTCGCCTCGCGTCGCGAACGTGATCTATGAATATGGTTGCGGTGGAACGCAATTGAGCGGATCCGGAGATGGTGGGGCGAGTTCTCCGGGGCCGGTGCGTTTCGCAGGGGGAGCATTTGTCGGCAGCGCCTGGCGCCGTCTTGACGGAAGTTTCCCGAACTATGCTGCACGATCCCTTGTCGCCCCTAACCTGTGCCGTCGGCGATGAGGGGATAGACGCGTGCGTACCAGCTTTACCGCGGCGGTAGTCCCAGAAACTACAGTGAACTGGTGACCGAAGCCCCGCTTTTGCGTAACGTCTCGGGCATCGCGAGGGATCGCGGTCCGGACGAGTCGATCGAGGAACTCGAACTCGAGACGGCTATTGCCAGGAATGTCCGGCAGCTGCGCCAGCAGCAGGGGCTGACCCTCGGCGAAATGGCTGCCACGGTGGGCATCTCGAAAGCGATGCTGTCCAAGATCGAAAATGCCCAGACCTCGTGCAGTCTGTCGACGCTGTCGCTGCTTGCCAAAGGCCTGGATGTGCCCGTGACGTCGCTGTTCCGCGGTTCGGACATGGCACGGCCTGCCGCATTCGTCGAAGCCGGCACCGGCGCACGTATCGCGCGGGACGGCACGCGCGAAGGGCACGAGTATCAGCTGCTGGGCTCGCTGCGCGGCGAGCACAAGCGGCTGGAATGCCTGCACGTGACGCTGACGGGCAAGAGCCGCACCTATCCGCTGTTTCAACACCCGGGTACCGAATTCATCTACATGCTCGAAGGCGTGATGGATTACAGCCACAGCCGCTCGGTGTACCGGTTGCACCCCGGCGACTCGCTGTTGATCGACGGCGAAGGTACGCACGGGCCCGTGGACCTGATTCAGATGCCCATCAGTTTCCTATCGGTGATCACCTTCCCGGATTCACACGTTTAGGAACCCCTGACGCGGCGCGTCTAACGTGCGACGGCCGAGGTGATGGCCTGTGCCGCATGGACATTCGCGTCATGCAGGATTCCTCGAAGGTCATCCAGGCCGACCGATCGCAGACTCCGATCCGCCCCGCGGTCCAGCAGGTCGCGGGTCCTCAGTGCCTGTAGCAACCCGGCCACGAAGGCGTCCTCCCACTCGGCCCGATCGGTGACCGCGGCCCGATGCCCGCGCACGCGCACGGATCCGCCTCGGATGTAGCCCGTTGCTGCTGTGTCGCGATGGGTGACGATCAGGATCGCCGGCCCCCGAGACATCAACCAGCGGATCGCGTCGCCCGGGCGATCGCCCGGACGCAGCCAGGTCAGGTCGTCATCGCTCAGCTTGACGATGTCGCTGCGCGAGAGCATGTCGTCGATTCGGGCGATTGACGTGTCCCGAGGGGCCGTCCAGGCCCCGCAGCGCACGATCCGATGGTCCGCGCCGAACGTGGTCAGCCGGGTCGCCCTGGGGGCCGCAGAGGCCGTTCTGATGATGGCGCTAAGTGAAAGTGCTCAGTCTCGCTAATTGAAAGTGCCCAGTTGGCAGCGGTGGTTCGGCGTGTCGTCGGACTGCTTGTCGGGGTTCTGCTCATCGTCAGCGGAGTTGTGTTTCCGCTGATGAATGGGAGGGCCGTCGTTTGCTGTCGCTGGAGGGTGATGTGGAAGCGCATGCGCTTCGGGAGCAGGGTTGGTCGATATCGGCGATCGCTCGCCATCTCGGGATCAATCGCCGAACCGTTCGGGCCTATCTGGCTGGGGAACGAGTACCCGGGCAACGCCAACGCTCTGAACCGCTGGTGATCGATCCGTTCGTCGAGTACTGCCGGATCCGCCTGGCTGACGATCCGCACCTGTGGGCCTCAACCCTGTTCGACGAACTCGTCGAGCTAGGTTTTACCGGCTCGTATCCGTCGCTGACCCTGGCAATCCGAAACCTGGGGCTGCGACCGCATTGCGAGCCGTGTCAGTCGGTCAAGGGCCGCGACGTCGCGGTCATCGATCATCCGCCCGGGGTCGAGACTCAGTGGGACTGGGTCGAGCTGCCCGATCCACCAGCATCGTGGGCGGCTGACCGGCATGCCCACCTGCTGGTCGGGGCGTTGGCCCATTCGAGCCGCTGGCGCGGGCGCTGGCCCGGCCGAGGACTTCGCGCACGTCGTGGAAGCGATCGAGGCGGTCAGCATCCGGTTGGGTGGGGTCACCCAGCGGTGGCGGTTCGACCGGATGGCCACGGTATGTCATCCCGAATCGGGCCGGATCACCGCGGCGTTCGCCGGGGTGGCCAAACACTACGCTGTCGCCGTCGATGTGTGCCCGCCACGACGGGGCAACCGCAAGGGTGTGGTGGAGAAGTCCAATCACGCTGCCGCCCAACGCTGGTGGCGCACCGTCACCGACGACACCACGATCGAGCAAGCCCAGGCGTCGCTGGACCGGCTGTGCGTGAAGCTCGACGGGCGCCGCCGGCGCCGCGACGGGCAGGCCACCACCGTCGGCGCCCTGGCCGATGCCGAACCACTACGGTCACTGCCGACGGGTTCGTATCCGGCCGAGTTGACCGAACACCGCATCGTCACTCCACAAGCGTTGGTGTCCTGGCGGGGCAATCAGTACTCGGTGCCGCCGGGCTGGCCGGGCCACGGTGACCGTCACCCACCGCCTGGGCTCTGACACCGTGCAATTGACCACGGCATCGGGAGCCGTTGTTGCCGCGCACCGCCGCGCGGTCGACGGCAGCGGCGCGGTGGTGCGCGATGCCGGTCACGTCGTCGCGCTCGAACAGGCAGTGCTATCGGGTTCTCGACGGCCAGGCCTTGCACTCATAAGACCCGGCGACCGCCCTCGGTGGCCGCCGTTGCCGAGGCCGCGCGGCTGCGTGGTGCCCCGGCGAACGATCCCGCCAGAAGGTAGTGATCGATCTGGCCGTCTATGCGGCGACCGCAGCACGGCTATCCGTTGTTCCCCAACACCATCCAACCGAACAGAACCAGGAGTAACCCCTTGAGCAAAACCGTCCCACAGATGAGCGAAGCCCGCCGATACCAACAACTCCGGGCACATCTGTCCTATCTGAAACTCGGCGACGCAGCCGAAGCGCTACCCCGCATCCTCGATGCCGCCCGCGCCGAAAACCTGTCCCTGACCGCCGCTTTGGAGCGGCTGTTGGAGATCGAGGTCAACGCCACCGAAGCCCGCCGGCTGACCTCACGGTTGCGGTTCGCCTGTCTGCCCGAACCCTGGACCATGGCCGATTTCGATTTCGCCGCCCAGCCCGGGGTCGACGCCAAACTGATCAACGACCTGGCCAGTCTGCGCTTCCTCGACGACGCGGCCAACGTGCTGTTCGTCGGCCCACCCGGGTCGGCAAGACCATGCTGGCCGTCGCGTTGGCCCGCGGCGCGGTCGAGGCCGGCCACC
It encodes the following:
- a CDS encoding TOBE domain-containing protein, which encodes MPYIRIREAAELLGVSDDTVRRWIDDGALTAELDASGRKVLDGAALAAFARANASAAPKDPLGIGSSARNRFAGLVTDVIVDGVMAQVEIQCGPLTVVSLMSSQSVRELGLEPGSVAVAVVKATTVIVETPKGIS
- the glnT gene encoding type III glutamate--ammonia ligase codes for the protein MSPDLELATLAEQSGTKFILAMFVDLRGKPCAKLVPVEAIDELTKEGVGFAGYAAGAMGQEPKDPDLIAVPDPVSFTPIPFVKEGLALVHCDVYVEGKLWPYAPRNILKAMIKRAAEAGFEPWMGAEVEYYLLNRDADGTLHTADKNDLAANPCYDVRGLTRMYDHLSGISKAMNQLGWSNYANDHEDGNGQFEQNFQYAEALVTADRVVTLRYLLAMSAEERGMIATFMPKPFSDRTGSGLHFHISLTSGGTPVFPTDEDPRGLGLSETAYHFIGGILEHASALQAVIAPTVNSYKRTRAVAVTSGSSWAPNSPTFGGNDRTHYIRIPDNQRIELRGGCGSANPYLAAAAAIGAGLYGVANKVDPGELGAQATHRPALPATLIHAVETLESDPVMMEVLNAAGDGVAEYFTNLKRDEFFAYHSQVSSWEIDQYLTAF
- a CDS encoding class II glutamine amidotransferase domain-containing protein, encoding MCGIVGLHLRNPELYPRLGELLTGMLCEMSDRGMDSAGVAVYGDPNWTPAGQGAVSLLEIDAPADEVAAAVSEKAGVAVNVRILDATYLLTAAIDSDALLAAAREALPNALVVGFGSDLAVLKGVGAPRTLAEAWGLPKAQGWQGVGHTRMATESAVTPAGCHPYAVGTGQCLVHNGSFSNHATVRRDLRREGVTFDSENDTEVGARFVAHQLAQGRDVETALKELCATFDGFYTLLVSNHDSFAVVRDAISCKPAVIAETPDWVAMASEYRALAHLPGVENAKIWEPEPEVVYAWSR
- a CDS encoding GltB/FmdC/FwdC-like GXGXG domain-containing protein; this translates as MEPLTFDLEKTPLREVNTALHAADLSGEFLIKNPAGAHNVAVGVNAPVKITVDGHLGYYGAGMNQQAEITINGNAGTGVAENMMSGTVWVKGNASQSAGATAHGGLLVIEGNASARCGISMKGVDIVVGGSVGHMSAFMAQAGRLVIRGDAGEALGDSIYETRIYLRGNAASLGADCIAKEMRAEHHEELAKLLKAAGFEDDDTASYTRYGSARNLYHFKVDNAGAY
- a CDS encoding FMN-binding glutamate synthase family protein, producing MSQTDDDRARLGLRESATFDRTTIAAIQQAANTGIYDIRGWGAKRKLPHFDDLLFLGASVSRYPLEGYREKCSTNIVLGDRFAKYPLQLDIPITIAGMSFGALSGRAKEALGRGASAVGTSTTTGDGGMTPEERGQSKHLVYQYLPSRYGMNPDDLRKADAIEVVLGQGAKPGGGGMLLGQKISERVAGMRTLPQGIDQRSASRHPDWTGPDDLAIKIAEIREITDWEKPIYVKVGATRTYYDVKLAVAAGADVVVVDGMQGGTAATQEVFIEHIGIPTLAAIPLAVRALQELGMHRKVQLIVSGGIRNGADVAKALALGADAVAIGTAALIALGDNDPRYAAEYEKLGSAAGFYDDFQDGKDPTGISTQDPELAARFDPVEGGRRLANYLRVLTMELQVVARACGKAHVNHLEPEDMVALTVEAAAMSRIPLAGTSWIPGTAY
- a CDS encoding helix-turn-helix domain-containing protein; translated protein: MTEAPLLRNVSGIARDRGPDESIEELELETAIARNVRQLRQQQGLTLGEMAATVGISKAMLSKIENAQTSCSLSTLSLLAKGLDVPVTSLFRGSDMARPAAFVEAGTGARIARDGTREGHEYQLLGSLRGEHKRLECLHVTLTGKSRTYPLFQHPGTEFIYMLEGVMDYSHSRSVYRLHPGDSLLIDGEGTHGPVDLIQMPISFLSVITFPDSHV
- a CDS encoding carbohydrate kinase family protein, whose amino-acid sequence is MLSRSDIVKLSDDDLTWLRPGDRPGDAIRWLMSRGPAILIVTHRDTAATGYIRGGSVRVRGHRAAVTDRAEWEDAFVAGLLQALRTRDLLDRGADRSLRSVGLDDLRGILHDANVHAAQAITSAVAR